The sequence ATATGTGGCTGATATCGTGAAAGAATTAAAAAAAGAATATTTACAGATGAAACAAACTCCAAGATGGTATCAGTAGAATTGTGCTCGATCCTTTAATAGACTCCGAATTTAATTTCCGTTAAAGGAGGAAGAAAATGAGCTTTCAAAGAATGTACCAAGCGAAGGTTTGTACGGCAGAAGAAGCTGTCCAGTTCGTTGAGGCTGATGAGGCCATTATTTTACCCATTGCCCCGGGAGAACCGCCTGCTCTATTAGAGGCACTGCCATCAAATGATCGTCTTCTGGGGAATACTCTATACAGAATGCTGCCAAGTTATCCTGTATTAAATATAAAGCCCGAGAAACTCAAGCAAGTATCGACCTTTCTTTCGGCTTCTGATCGTAATGCATTCAGTGAAGGAACCATCGAATTGCTTCCAAATCATTTTTCAGACATCCCTTCCCTATTGAAGCTTTCACCATCCCAAAAAGTGATTATGGCAGCTGTATCTCCAATGGATGAAAACGGCTATTTTTCCCTTGGAACAAGTGTCAGCTATATTGGGTCATTACTGGAAGAAGCAAAAACGATCATTCTAGAAGTCAATAAAAATATGCCGCGGACCCTCGGTGAACAGAACAGGATTCATATCAGCCAGGTAACGAAATTGATTGAACATGATTTTGATTTACCGTCCCTTCCTGAGCCTGTTCTTACTGATAAGGATGCCCAAATTGGCCAAACGATCGCGGAGTTGATTCAAAATGGTGATACAGTCCAAATTGGTTTTGGATCCATGCCAAATGCAGTGATGGAATATTTAAAGGGTCACCGAGATCTGGGGATTCATTCAGAACTGCTTCCTGATAAGGTAGTAGACTTATATGAAGCCGGTGTCATAACTAATTACAATAAAAGAATTTATAAAGGAAAAACAACCGCAACATTTGCGCTTGGCTCTAGAAAATTGTACGATTTTATGCACAATAATAAGGATATTCTAATGCTGCCTTGTCATGTGTCAAATGATCTTCAAAATATTGCCCAACTGGATCATCTTGTTTCCGTTAATTCTACCGTTGAGATTGATTTTTGGGGTCAGTGTAACTCCGAAACCATTGCTGGAAAATATTATTCTTCAACAGGCGGGCAAGGAGACTTTACAAAAGGAGTACGCTTAACTGAAAATGGGCGAGGAATCCTCTGTCTCTATTCAACCGCAAAAAATGATACGATCTCCAAAATAGTCCCGATGTTGTCTCAGGGAGCAATAGTGACGACATCTAAAAATGATGTGGATATTGTAGTAACCGAATATGGAAAAGCAGAACTAAAGGGGAAAACCGTTCAAGAACGAACCGAGGCCTTAATTAAGATTGCTCATCCAAAATTTAGAGACGAGCTCACTTTTGAGGCGATCAATCGAGGTTTTATTCCTCAGAAAAGCTTTTATCGAGTATAGTGATATGTAGATTGGGCGACCGGTTGTTATTAAAGCTGCCGGAAGTCCAATCTCTTTTTATTGCCATATTTTACTTTCTAACCTTTTTCTATCAATGAGGATAATCTATTTTTTTAAAAAAATTATTAAGATGGCTGAAACAACAGACTTAAATGGTGATCCACTCTCTGTTGTAATCAGATATTCATCAAAAGAAATTTATAGAAAACCAAAGAAAATATACAGATTTTTCACATAATTTAGTAGATTCGTGTCATTGTTATCAATGTTCGAACAATTTAAAATTAGATTATATAAAAGGATGGCGGAGTTTTGCGTAAACAGCAGAACAATCGGTGATCTCAATTAGCGTTCTCCACTACTGTTTAAATAACGAATTTAATAGTTTCAGATATAGAATTTAACTACTCATATCCTTAAGCGTAATCGTGCTTGAGGAGGAATGACTAGAAAGACTTAGATAAAAAAATGGTTTAGAGGGGGAAGAACCAGTGAATTTACAGGAAGCGGCAAGTCAATTACTAGAAGCAGAAGAAACAAAGAAAGTAATTAAACCTTTAACAGATGTATATCCTGACATTTCCGTTGATGACGCATATTTTGTCCAATTAGAGCAAATTCGCCGCAAAGTAGAAAAGGGAGCGGTCATTGTTGGGAAGAAAATTGGTGCTACAAGTAAAGCCATTCAGGAGTTGTTCCAAGTAGAGCAGCCAGATTATGGGCATCTTCTCGAGGATATGATGTATGTCGATGGGGATACCATTTTCCTTGATCAATATATTCAGCCAAAGGCAGAATTTGAGATTGCCTTTGTACTAAAAAAAGATTTAAAAGGTCCCAATGTCACGGTCCTTGATGTCGTAGAGGCAACAGACTATATTGTCCCAGCAATTGAAGTGATTGATAGCAGAATAGAGGATTGGAAGATTCGATTTGAAGACACTGTCGCTGATAATGGATCATCTGCTGGAGCGATTATCGGTGGAAACCCAACGCCACTAGATGGGATTGATTTAACTCATATTGGCATGGTTGTTTATAAAAATGGTGAGTTTCTTACGTCAGCAGCAGGTGCCGCGGTGCTTGGTAATCCTCTTCGTGCTGTGGCATGGCTAGCAAACTCCTTAGGAAAATATGATGTTTCCTTAAAAGCAGGTGAAATTGTTCTATCAGGAGCTTTATCAACCGCTGTTCCAATTGAGGAAAATGATACATTTACGGTTGAATTTGGCCATATTGGGTCCGTTTCAGCGACATTTAAACGTAACAGTAAGGAGGGTTCGAAATGATAAAAACAGATGTCATCGATCAAATCGCTCATGAACTGTATGAAGCAGAAAAAACACAAACAACAGTTGGAAAATTTGTTGATCGTTATCCAGAGTTGGATGCCGACCTAGCTTATCAAGTTCAAGACCGATTGATTGATTTAAAATGTAAAGAAGAAAAAACTAGAATCGTGGGGCGTAAGCTTGGTTTGACAAGTAAAGCAAAGCAGCAAATGATTGGTGTCCACGAACCGTCGTATGGCGTTTTATTGGAAAGTATGCAGCTTATGGAAGGGGAACCGATCTCTATCTCTCCATTTATCCACGCAAAAGTCGAACCAGAGATTGCTTTCGTTTTTCATAAAGAAGTTCGTGGTCCGCATGTAACGGTAGCTGAGATTTTAGCAGCAACCGCTTACATTGCTCCAGCTTTAGAAATAATTGATAGCCGATTTGAAAAGTTTAATTTTACGCTTGCTGATGCGATCGCTGATAATTCTTCCTCCTCTCGTTTTATCATCGGTGAAAGATTTTATAAGCCAGACGAAGTTGATTTGCGTTTAATGGGGATGGTCTTTAAAAGGAACGGTGAAGTGATCGAAACAGGGGCAGGGGCTGCTGTGATGGGCCATCCTGCAAGAGCGATTGCCTGGATGGCCAATAAGTTGCGAAAAACAGGACAAAGCATTAAGGCTGGTGAGGTTGTATTGAGCGGAGCGATATCTGCCTCTGCAACGATTGCACCAGGAGATTATTTTTCGGCAAGTTTTGATGGAATCGGCTCAATAGAGGCGAAATTTACTGAGTAATTAATAACCTTAATACGTTAGGGATGACTGCCCGTAAAGCTCCAAAAGTTGAACAAAGACTAAATAAGCCTATTGCAACGTCTATGTAACTAGCCTGCTGTTACATAAAGCTTTCCATCAGTGGGGAGGACAGAAAAATTCCACTGATGGAAGTGTCACTTTATCTAAGGAGGAATTGTAATGGTAATCGTTTGCAAAGAACATGTCACAAAAGGATTAAATATATTACCTGCTCCACATGTGGAACAAATTCCAGATAAAAGAAAAGAATGCTGTATATTCTGCAGTGGACAAGCTATATATCAAATGTTTACTTTAAACTATTCAACAATGTCTATCGTTCCAAAAGCGGAAAAGCTTCTTGTTTAATGGTGAAAAGGTTAGCCGGGCCTATTCAGATAGGTTTGAAACTGTTCCTTAAAAATCGGAGGATTAGTAGGTATTTTGGAAAGCGATTACAAAGTGTGAGAGAACCGCACTTTCTATGCGGTTCAAGTGATTTAGGATAGCCCTACTATCCGTAAATGGATCATTCTTCTGTGCTGTTTCGCTAACTAATCCTTCTTTAATTAAATAAATTCTCATTAAAAATTATCGTTGTAATCATAGCGAAATCCATCATTTTGGGCAGTAACACCCTCTTTTTCCTGCAAATGATCCGTTGTATTTTGTATCCCTTTATCCTTGTTGTTTGTTTTATGAATTTGTTGTCTTTTGTTTGTCTTCACTTAAGCTAGCCTCCTAATATTCTATCTCAACTATCTTCCCTAGAAAATCTTCTTATTATTCAACCTAAAGTTATCAACGAAATTCGGCGGGCGATTTTGATTAAAAAAAGAGAAAGGTGGAGGATCAACTGCCCGTAAAGCTGCGAAATCATGAAAACAGACTAAATACGCCACCGGAAACGTCTCGTGACCAGCAAGCTATGGGCTAAGCTTTCCATCAGCGGGAGATGTAAGAAAATCCCCATTGATGGAAGTTTTTCAATTTATCTGCATTCGTTAATTAAATTTTAAAAAATGTCCATTTATATATTAAAAAGGATTAAAATGAAAGATAAAGATTTTAGGCTAGAGGAGAAAAACAGTGGAAATAAGAATGTTAACATCATTAGAGGATGCAGAACAATATCGTTGCATTAGACTCGAGTCTTTACAAAATAATCCTGAATTCGTAACGAGTTATGAAGAGGAAAAAGCCGTTCCTGTACAAAATTATAAAGATGAATTTCACATGGATGATTCTTATACATTCGGGGCTTTTGACAACCATGAACTTGTTGGAATCATTACCTTATATCGGGACAAGCCCTATAAACTAGGTCACAGAGCCCATATCGGAGCAATGTATGTGTCTCCTTCTAAAAGAGGCTCAGGAATAGGAAAAGCTTTAATGAAAGAGGCCATTAACAAAGCAAAAAGCTTAAATGGAATTGAACAGATCTATTTAGCCGTTGTTTCAAATAATGAATCAGCGAAAAAACTTTATTCTTCCCTGGACTTTCAAGTTTTTGGTACAGAGAAAAGAGGATTAAGAGTAGAAGAAAATATCTATTATGATGTAGATTTTATGATTTTATATTTATAAAGGCTAATAGGGCAGACATAGCAATCCATGAAAAAGGGACGGCTTTTTTTTGACCAGTCATTATTGACAAATTCGCTGCGATCGATAAAATGAAAACATCTTAGTTTGGAGGTTTTTGTTTGTCTAACTTATGTTTAGAGCTGGTAGGTGCTTTCTCTTAATTCTGAAAAAAATTAAGGAGAGTGTCTATTTTGGAAAAATATTTTTATGAAGCTTTTGAGGGGTTGACGCGTTTAGCTCCTGGTAGCGAACATTCAACAAAAAAGGCTGTTTCATTGGTAAATGTAGATAGAGAAAAAGAATTAAACATCCTAGATATAGGATGTGGTACAGGAATTCAAACATTGATTTTAGCAGAAGTTTTTCCACATGCTCATATCACAGCCGTGGATACAAATCAACAATTTTTGGAAATGCTGAAAAAACAGATACACACGAATGCATTAGAAGACAGAGTTACGGTTCTCAATGCTTCTATGTTTGAGATGGAATTCCCTTCGGAAACCTTTGACCTTATCTGGGCGGAGGGTTCGATTTATATTATTGGATTTCAAGAAGGACTTAAACAGTGGAAACGCTTTTTGAAGCAAGATGGTTATTTGGTATGTAGTGAAATTTCTTGGTTGCATTCCAATCCTTCCAAAGATAGTAAAGAGTTTTGGACAGAAGGATATTCAGAAATCAATACGATTCCCAATAAAGTGAAGCAAATTCTTGATCTAGAATATGCTATTGACTTTTCATTCGTATTGCCAGAGGGAGACTGGATAGAGTATTACCATCCATTGGAACATAACCTCAAAGAGATGGAACTCAAGTATGATGATCATCCTGTTGCTATGACTGTAGTAAACATGATTAAACAAGAAATCAATTTATACCATAACCAATCTCGAGATTATAGTTATGTTTTCTACGGAATGAAAAAATTAAATTAATGGAAAGGGGAATTGATTGGTCAATCAGTTCCCTTTTTTACCGATAGGGCCCTTTCGGTGTCAGTAATAGTCATATGCTGTTTCTCATCCTACTTTTAACGATTCTAAGATCATGTAATTATAAAACTTTCGATTTTTATATCCTAAATGGTTGGTATTAAGTATTATTCCATTGTATAATTTAAACCATCACGTTATAGTTCGGAGGGGTTGCCTTGGGAAGGAAAGGTTGAAAATTGGAGAATTGGCAGAAATGGCCAAAGTGACGAAGCGAACCATTGATCATTATACAAATCTTGGTCTTTTAGAAGTGGAACGTTCTGCTTCGAATTATCGTTACTATGATCAATCTGCAATCGAGCGGTTACACTTTATTGAGCAATGTAAAAAGGACGGCATGTCATTAGATGAAATTAGGAAAGTGATTATAGAGCAGGATGCGGAAGAAATGGATGTTCTCGAGCTTAGATTGAAAATTAAAGGCTTAGAGGATGATGTATCTGAGGTTTTGGCTCATCTTAATAAAAGTAATTTGAAAGATTTAGAGTATGTGAAAAAGAATATTTCAAAAGAAAGTCTGTCATTAATTCAGGCTCTGCTTTTATTAATAAATCAACAATAGCATTAGAAAGAACAATAAACAATATTTCAGGAGGTGTAAGTCTTACGGTTGTAAGACTACTTATTGACGACCATTAACTTAATTTTAATTGCACTATTAATCGCATTAACGGCATTCTTTGTAGCAACTGAGTTTGCTATTGTAAAAGTGCGTACATCACGAATTGATCAACTCATTGCTGAAGGAAAAAAAGGAGCCATTGCTGCAAAAAGAGTAACCACTCATTTGGATGAGTATTTATCAGCATGTCAGCTAGGGATCACCGTTACAGCTTTAGGACTAGGTTGGTTAGGTGAACCGACCGTTGAGAGACTATTACGTCCATTATTTACTTCATTAAATTTAAATGAATCGATCACACATATTCTATCCTTTAGTATTGCTTTTGCCTCCGTTACCTTTTTACATGTTGTTATAGGGGAATTAGCTCCAAAAACGGTTGCCATTCAAAAGGCTGAAATGGTCACGTTGTTATTTGCAAAGCCGATTATTTGGTTCTATAAATTAATGTATCCATTTATTTGGTTATTGAATGGTTCTGCTCGTATTTTAGTAGGAATGTTTGGAATAAAACCTGCTTCTGAACATGAAGTCGCTCACTCAGAAGAAGAACTCCGAATTCTTTTATCAGAAAGCTATAAGAGCGGGGAAATCAATAAAAATGAATTAAAGTATGTAAACAATATTTTTGAATTTGATGAACGAACAGCGAGAGAAATTATGGTTCCTCGTACAGAGATCGTTAGTATTTCCATTGATGATCCGATAAGTGAGGTCCTGAAATTAATCGAAGAAGAAAGCTATACGCGCTACCCTGTAATCAATGGGGATAAGGACCATGTTCTTGGTTTTATCAATGCAAGAGAATTATTAACCGCTATTATTAAAAATGGAAAAAGTGATGAAGGGCTGAAATTAGAGTCTTTTATTAATCCAATTATCCATGCAATTGAAGCGATTCCTATCCATGATCTATTAGTGAAAATGCAAAAAGAACGAATCCACCTTGCGATTCTAATTGATGAATATGGCGGAACATCTGGTTTAGCTACTGTTGAAGATATCATCGAAGAAATTGTTGGGGAAATAAGAGATGAATTTGATGAGGATGAAATCCCTGAGATTCGTAAGGTGAAGGAAGATCATTATATTTTAGACGGAAAATTACTGATTGAAGATGTTAACAATTTATTAGGAACAAATCTCACCAACGATGAGATTGATACAATTGCCGGGTGGTTCTTAACCCAAAATTTTGATGTAAAAGTAGGAAGTGAAATTGAATCAGAAGGCTATTTATTCCGAGTACACGAAAATGATGAACATCATATTCAATATTTAGAGGTAAAAAAATTGAAAGAATTTGAGCTTACTGAAGATAATTAGCATCCTTAAAAAAGTGTAGCGGTTCTTCTACAAATGGAGAATCGCTTTTTTTTTGCTTATAACGTGGTTAATCTTTATTAAAAACAAATTTAATGTATTATGTATAATGGAGAAAAAAATGATATGAGGGAGATATAAAATGGGAGAAATCGATATTATATTGATTATTAAAATGATTATTATTGGACTTGTTCAAGGTTTTACAGAACCCATTCCTGTGTCATCTAGCGGGCACGTAATGATTGCTAGTGAAATCTTGGGACTAGGTGAACAAGGATTTACTTTTGCTATATTAACAAATACAGCTTCACTGCTTGCTATTCTTTTTATTTATAGAAAAGATATTGCAAGACTTGCAGTAAATTCATTTCTATTTTTGAAAACGAAAAATCTACGTTATAAGAGTGACTTTCGGTTTGTTCTCTTTATCGTCATAGGCACGATTCCAGCGGGGGTTCTTGGGATTTTATTAAGTGACTTTATCGCAGAAAGTGTTAGCATGACGACGATTGCGGTAATGCTTTTCGTGACCGGGATTGCCTTATGGTTCATACGTAATCTGAAAGGTAAAAAAGATGAAAGTGATATCACAATGAAGGATGCTTTTATTGTGGGGTTAGGACAGGCTGTCGCGTTAACACCAGGCATTAGCCGCTCAGGTGCAACCATTATTTCAGCCATTGCGGTTGGAATGAAACAAGATACAGCCCTTCGATTTTCATTTATGTTATATATTCCTGTGAGCGTTGGAGGAGTGATACTAGGTCTTTCTGATTTTCTCAATGAACCGAATAAAGCAGACTTAGCCATTCCATATTTAGCGGCATTTATTGCCACGCTTTTCATGACCTATTTTGCATTGAAATGGTTTATGGGAATTATGAAAAATGGGAAGCTCGTTTATTTTACCTATTACTGTTTCTTTGTCGGGGCCTTACTACTAATTTTCTTCTAAAGTTAATTTATAGCCCATTTCGAACGAAAAGCCAACTTCTACAGGAGTGGGATGAAAGTGAGATCAAATCAGGCGTGTCTTCAGATACGTTAATGATTTGATTTTTTTTATTTTCTAAGGTATCTTCCACTAACCAGTTCGAAAGTTTTTATAATTGAATTAACAAATGCCAAAGCAAGGAATGAGGGGGAATCTTTTAAAAGAGCGTTAATGTTAATGTTATTTTTATGAAACAAAAGTTATACTTTCGGTGAATAAAATTTTATTGAGGGAGACGTTTATGGGGAAAACAATTTCTAAATTAAAGTCTAAAGCAAAAAAAGTTAAGCAAGATATTTTTGTTTTAGTAGAAGCCTACAAACATCCTAAAACACCTTTATTTGTTAAATTATTATCTATTATTATCGTAGCATATGCGTTTAGTCCGATTGATTTAATACCTGATTTTATACCTATTTTGGGGTATTTGGACGATATTATCCTTATCCCATTAGGAATCATTATAGTATTGAAATTGGTACCTGATGATGTTCTAAAGGAATGTCGTGAAAATGCAGAGAAAGCCGAGAAGGTAAAAAAGAAAAATTGGGTTATCGGAACGATTATAATACTAATTTGGGTAGCCGTTTTATTTTGGGTCATTACATTATTTTTTAATTAGTTGAGCACAAATGGATTTTAGGCCAAAGGTTTAAATGACAATAAGAAAACCAATAGCTCAAGTGGCCTTGTTGCGAAACAGGTAACTTAAGGCATATCCCCTATTTTTTATAGAGTTAGTTAAGCAAGAACTAGGGAATTACTATTGGTAACAGAGGATTTATCGTATTGGAAACTAAATGGGCCGGTCTCATACTGAGATCTTGCCTTTTTTTTATTAAATCGTATTAATAAACTTAAGAACAAACTGTGAATTTAAATGGTTTTGGTACCTATTTAAGATCCATGGTCGGTGCAGTTATTGTGGACACCATACACTTATGCAGGTTTCATAGTTTGATGGAAATATAGATTGGTTTGTGTTACCTTACTAATAGTTTTTAAAAATAGTAGGTGAATGCATTGTTAATAAAAAAATTGAAAAAGATAGCTATTATTTGTATAGGTTTTATCTTTGTTATCGGTTTGGTTGCAGGCTATATTGTAAATAAAAATTGGGTGTATCGATATAAATCAGAATTGGATCATTTTTTCGGAAAAGGTAACTGGGAGTATATATCTAAAGAGACGTTAGAGAGTGGGGCCTATTCAGAGTATAATTATTCTAGACATCCAAATTTATCAGGAGAAAGGCCAGGTAAATACAATAAATGGCACATTCGTTATAACGAGGGAAATGAAGAAGAAATCTGGACCCTTTCAAATCATGTTTATAAAATTAATAATAATACATATGGACTATTAAGTCCCCGCAAACTTTCTAGTAAACAGGCATTGTATTTTGAATTAATGCTTATTTCTTTTGATATACTCAATAAGGAGCTATTTAATGAATTAATTGGAAGTGAACTATCGGAAAAAGAAGCATATCCTATTGATGTTTCTATTTATTATAATGGTAAACCAAATCCTAAATTCTATAGTGCTTTGTCTAAAGAAACATGGTTCACAGTAGATCGAGTTACGGTTGAAAATTATTTATCTAGCGATTTACACGACTTTCATATAAAGATAAGAGCTTTTGACTATAGACTAAATGAATTAACAAATAAAGAAAAACAGAATGTATTTAACAGTCTTGAAACCATTGAGAAAAAGGTACTCGATAAGTACGGGGAACATGCAACATTTCGAATTTATTTTGATAAGGAACACCAAGTGGAATATATAGACGGAGTGAAGCAATAACTAAGGGCACTTTCGTTCGCACAGCAGAGAACAACGTATGTGATTTCAAGCTAACTGGCACGGTCTCACACGCGGAGATCCTGTTCCTTTTTTATTTAAGACTTGTTTATTTCGTTAGAATTTGCAGCCTATAAGTTGTACTCGGAGTCAATTTCGCGGTAAGCTTTAAAGAGAAAAGAAATCCAATAAAGCAACTAATGTAAAGGTAAGCGCATAATAAAAAAGTATACGTTGAAGTAGCGTTTGTCTACCTCAACGTTTTTATAAGAGCTTATAAAATTAAGTACAAAGGGGTTGATTTTAAGTTGAGAATGGTTGATATTATTGAAAAAAAACGGGACGGATTGGAATTGACAAGAGAAGAAATCGAGTTTGCCATTAAAGGGTACACAGATGGAAGCATCCCTGATTACCAAATGTCGGCTCTTGCCATGGCTATTTATTTTAAAGATATGACCCCTTCTGAACGAGTCCATTTAACGATGGCCATGGTGGAATCAGGGGATGTCATTGATCTTTCCTCTATCGAAGGGATTAAAGTGGATAAACATAGTACAGGCGGGGTGGGGGATACGACAACACTGATCCTTGCGCCACTTGTTGCATCTGTTGGCGTACCTGTTGCCAAAATGTCTGGTCGAGGACTTGGTCATACAGGAGGCACGATTGATAAATTAGAATCGATTGCCGGCTTTCAAGTTGAAATCGATAATGACACTTTTCATCGTTTAATGAACGCAAATCAAGTGGCAGTTGTGGGTCAAAGCGGAAATCTAACCCCTGCGGATAAGAAATTTTACGGGCTGCGTGATGTGACAGGAACGGTGAACTCAATTCCACTAATTGCTAGTTCGATCATGAGCAAGAAGATTGCGTCAGGAGCAGATGCCATCGTGTTGGATGTGAAGACAGGCTCAGGTGCTTTTATGAAAAATTTAGAAGATGCAAAGGAATTGGCTCATGCGATGGTGCAAATCGGGAATGGGGCTGGGCGTAAAACCATTGCGGTCATTACAGATATGAGTCAACCTTTAGGTTATGCGATTGGAAATGCTTTGGAGGTCAAAGAAGCGATTGATACACTGAATGGAAATGGACCTAAGGATTTACATGAATTATGCCTGACGCTTGGCAGTAAAATGGTTTATCTTGCTGGAAAAGCAGAAAGTTATGATGAAGCGAGAAAAATGCTAGAGGACGCAATCCATACTGGAAAAGCAATTGAAAAGTTTAAGACCTTTATTGCTGCACAAGGC is a genomic window of Niallia sp. XMNu-256 containing:
- a CDS encoding acetyl-CoA hydrolase/transferase C-terminal domain-containing protein — encoded protein: MSFQRMYQAKVCTAEEAVQFVEADEAIILPIAPGEPPALLEALPSNDRLLGNTLYRMLPSYPVLNIKPEKLKQVSTFLSASDRNAFSEGTIELLPNHFSDIPSLLKLSPSQKVIMAAVSPMDENGYFSLGTSVSYIGSLLEEAKTIILEVNKNMPRTLGEQNRIHISQVTKLIEHDFDLPSLPEPVLTDKDAQIGQTIAELIQNGDTVQIGFGSMPNAVMEYLKGHRDLGIHSELLPDKVVDLYEAGVITNYNKRIYKGKTTATFALGSRKLYDFMHNNKDILMLPCHVSNDLQNIAQLDHLVSVNSTVEIDFWGQCNSETIAGKYYSSTGGQGDFTKGVRLTENGRGILCLYSTAKNDTISKIVPMLSQGAIVTTSKNDVDIVVTEYGKAELKGKTVQERTEALIKIAHPKFRDELTFEAINRGFIPQKSFYRV
- a CDS encoding DUF1232 domain-containing protein — encoded protein: MGKTISKLKSKAKKVKQDIFVLVEAYKHPKTPLFVKLLSIIIVAYAFSPIDLIPDFIPILGYLDDIILIPLGIIIVLKLVPDDVLKECRENAEKAEKVKKKNWVIGTIIILIWVAVLFWVITLFFN
- a CDS encoding MerR family transcriptional regulator, producing MKIGELAEMAKVTKRTIDHYTNLGLLEVERSASNYRYYDQSAIERLHFIEQCKKDGMSLDEIRKVIIEQDAEEMDVLELRLKIKGLEDDVSEVLAHLNKSNLKDLEYVKKNISKESLSLIQALLLLINQQ
- a CDS encoding GNAT family N-acetyltransferase, with protein sequence MEIRMLTSLEDAEQYRCIRLESLQNNPEFVTSYEEEKAVPVQNYKDEFHMDDSYTFGAFDNHELVGIITLYRDKPYKLGHRAHIGAMYVSPSKRGSGIGKALMKEAINKAKSLNGIEQIYLAVVSNNESAKKLYSSLDFQVFGTEKRGLRVEENIYYDVDFMILYL
- a CDS encoding 2-keto-4-pentenoate hydratase → MIKTDVIDQIAHELYEAEKTQTTVGKFVDRYPELDADLAYQVQDRLIDLKCKEEKTRIVGRKLGLTSKAKQQMIGVHEPSYGVLLESMQLMEGEPISISPFIHAKVEPEIAFVFHKEVRGPHVTVAEILAATAYIAPALEIIDSRFEKFNFTLADAIADNSSSSRFIIGERFYKPDEVDLRLMGMVFKRNGEVIETGAGAAVMGHPARAIAWMANKLRKTGQSIKAGEVVLSGAISASATIAPGDYFSASFDGIGSIEAKFTE
- a CDS encoding pyrimidine-nucleoside phosphorylase; protein product: MRMVDIIEKKRDGLELTREEIEFAIKGYTDGSIPDYQMSALAMAIYFKDMTPSERVHLTMAMVESGDVIDLSSIEGIKVDKHSTGGVGDTTTLILAPLVASVGVPVAKMSGRGLGHTGGTIDKLESIAGFQVEIDNDTFHRLMNANQVAVVGQSGNLTPADKKFYGLRDVTGTVNSIPLIASSIMSKKIASGADAIVLDVKTGSGAFMKNLEDAKELAHAMVQIGNGAGRKTIAVITDMSQPLGYAIGNALEVKEAIDTLNGNGPKDLHELCLTLGSKMVYLAGKAESYDEARKMLEDAIHTGKAIEKFKTFIAAQGGDSTVVDDPTKLPTASYTFEVEAQEDGVVSEIIADKIGVAASLLGAGRITKESQIDLAVGLVLRKKIGDNVKKGESLVTIHSNKQEVIEVKKLIDEAFSVSQNEVERPTLVYEVID
- a CDS encoding 2-keto-4-pentenoate hydratase, with the translated sequence MNLQEAASQLLEAEETKKVIKPLTDVYPDISVDDAYFVQLEQIRRKVEKGAVIVGKKIGATSKAIQELFQVEQPDYGHLLEDMMYVDGDTIFLDQYIQPKAEFEIAFVLKKDLKGPNVTVLDVVEATDYIVPAIEVIDSRIEDWKIRFEDTVADNGSSAGAIIGGNPTPLDGIDLTHIGMVVYKNGEFLTSAAGAAVLGNPLRAVAWLANSLGKYDVSLKAGEIVLSGALSTAVPIEENDTFTVEFGHIGSVSATFKRNSKEGSK
- a CDS encoding class I SAM-dependent methyltransferase, producing MEKYFYEAFEGLTRLAPGSEHSTKKAVSLVNVDREKELNILDIGCGTGIQTLILAEVFPHAHITAVDTNQQFLEMLKKQIHTNALEDRVTVLNASMFEMEFPSETFDLIWAEGSIYIIGFQEGLKQWKRFLKQDGYLVCSEISWLHSNPSKDSKEFWTEGYSEINTIPNKVKQILDLEYAIDFSFVLPEGDWIEYYHPLEHNLKEMELKYDDHPVAMTVVNMIKQEINLYHNQSRDYSYVFYGMKKLN
- a CDS encoding undecaprenyl-diphosphate phosphatase: MGEIDIILIIKMIIIGLVQGFTEPIPVSSSGHVMIASEILGLGEQGFTFAILTNTASLLAILFIYRKDIARLAVNSFLFLKTKNLRYKSDFRFVLFIVIGTIPAGVLGILLSDFIAESVSMTTIAVMLFVTGIALWFIRNLKGKKDESDITMKDAFIVGLGQAVALTPGISRSGATIISAIAVGMKQDTALRFSFMLYIPVSVGGVILGLSDFLNEPNKADLAIPYLAAFIATLFMTYFALKWFMGIMKNGKLVYFTYYCFFVGALLLIFF
- a CDS encoding hemolysin family protein, coding for MTTINLILIALLIALTAFFVATEFAIVKVRTSRIDQLIAEGKKGAIAAKRVTTHLDEYLSACQLGITVTALGLGWLGEPTVERLLRPLFTSLNLNESITHILSFSIAFASVTFLHVVIGELAPKTVAIQKAEMVTLLFAKPIIWFYKLMYPFIWLLNGSARILVGMFGIKPASEHEVAHSEEELRILLSESYKSGEINKNELKYVNNIFEFDERTAREIMVPRTEIVSISIDDPISEVLKLIEEESYTRYPVINGDKDHVLGFINARELLTAIIKNGKSDEGLKLESFINPIIHAIEAIPIHDLLVKMQKERIHLAILIDEYGGTSGLATVEDIIEEIVGEIRDEFDEDEIPEIRKVKEDHYILDGKLLIEDVNNLLGTNLTNDEIDTIAGWFLTQNFDVKVGSEIESEGYLFRVHENDEHHIQYLEVKKLKEFELTEDN